The window CCCCACGGTGACGTTGCCTTTAAACTTTGTTTCTTCATgcttttgttaatttttattttatgaaacatTCAAATTTTATTGGCTTTTCGGGtttatgttttttcaagcaaatTAAGTTGCTGCTGAAGAATAATTACTGtaaatttggtaaattttaGGATTTCCACAGTTTCTCTTCCGCGGCCCTGCCTCTCACTCTTCTCCACTTGACGCCATCGTCCTTGCCCTCGCCGGTGCTGCACTGAAAGTACTGTTACTCCTATGCACGATTTACTTTCTGGGGTTACTTTCACCCTTAATTGGTTTGTGGTTTAGTAtattaaaacacaaaatatttgcATTTAACTCATCGCAGCTATGTATGGCTATGTTAATTTTACCCTTTTCCGGAAAAAGTTATCCGCGTGGGTCTTCCATTAAGCTTCATAGTgtgtttatggatttaattgtttgatatatttatttggcattttgatcttttttaattttacctTTTTTGTGAGAATGTCTCCCGTTAAGCTTTTGATTGTGTGTTTATGGGTTCAATTGATTGATGGACTTCTTTTGGCATTTTGATGTTTTAATTTTGTACTTTTCTTTCCTTgaaaaattaatcaatgtgttgTCTCATACTTCTTGCTTTATGTGCATATGTTcttcaaatatttcgaatttacttATCTTTAGAAATggttttgatattatttttatttttgagatattttccTTTTGATTGTTTTCCAGTTTTCTTATTTATTGTTTGAGTGTATCTTTGATATGGGTTTCACTATTTTATGGTTTGGATCTGAAATTTTTCATTCTGTGAGTTTTATTTCCGATTTAAACTCACACTTTTACGTTTTCCAGAATCTCAAAAGAAACCACACACTCACCTCTCACAACTTGTACCGAGTTTTGATCCTGTTCCGAACCCACCCGTCGatttttcaagttttgattTTTTCCCTTCTTTATTCTGTCCTGTTTTTTTCCCTTTTGATAGTTTTccaatttttctatttattgttTGAGTGTATCTTTGGAATTGAGTTGGAGATGTTGAGAGCGGATGTGCTAAGACTGCAGGAATATAATCAACAAGAAGCTTTTTCAAACACACAAATTCTTGCAGtctgttttttttccttaaaaaaaattatgtggaTGCAAAAATGGTGTGCTTAAAACCCTAAAACTGGAACTCGAGGTCGGTGTGTCTAAAGTCATAGCAGCCTGCTGCTAGCAGTATTTTCTAATGATTGTAAATTTTGATTGTCTTTTGAAATCTTGCTTATTGCTATAAGCTTAGATTTAGTTCTAAAATTTCTGATCCTCCATTGTCAGTGTCTAGGAATATGTGCATCGATAATTTATCCCCAGCTATTAATGTCTTTTCTTGCTCTAAAAATTCAAAGGtgttgtcaaattttatttattattgattattgTGCACTAATTGTGACACACATTCTCAAGTACTGCagtgaaatttatttaaacgtTGGGGATCAAATTGAAATATTAGGAAACTTTACTCTCTCTGCTCTAACTTTACTCGATTACCAATTCATTTGTACATATTTTAGGGAGAAAGGCGAAGAGATGAAGAGGGACAGCTGTCTAGCGCGGGTAACAGCCGGCGTTGCTGTCGGCGGAGCTATCGGCGGCTCAGTTGGtaacatataattataattcCTCCCCTGTTCATTCTTTGAGTTGTAATGCTGTAATTCATAAACCCTTTTGAAAAGATGTTTATAACTGTGTATTTTCCCACTGTTATCTTCAATCTTTGAACAGTCTTTTTGTGCCCAGGGACAAATATTTCTTGTGGATAACATCTCACATGATTGTACTTTTGCTCTGGAATTACCCTTTATATAATTGTTCATGCTTGATATAAATTTGGGTATTTTTTATGATGGAAAACTGGAGACGAGGTATCAGTTCATGCTTTCTAAGAGACGGACATTTCTAGCATTTTCCTCGTGAACAAATGTTCTCTATTGATATTGAATTACATTGAACTTGAACATCAACAGTACTTGCATATGTCAAGCTTCATTGTTGTTTCTTGCTTGGGTTCATAAATTCAGTGCAATTAATTTTCAGTTTGTGAATCATGCCTTCGGTAATCATCTGTTTTTATTAGTATATTATCTGATGAATGCTATTGTCTGCAGGTGCTGTTTATGGAACTTATGAGGCTATTAGATACAAGGTATTGTctttattttcttgtaaaacAAGAAATCATGCTGTGTATTTTGAATCTAACTTCTGTCATGTTGATTTTCTTTCTTATAAACTTTTGAATTCTTCCATAAGTCATAAATACAGATCATCACTCATTAGGAACTCCTAAAATGAATAGCTTCAAGCCAGTTTTTATATAAGTTTCATGTGATGTGCTTCGTGACAAGAATTCGAAATAAATTGCACGATGTGTTCCATAGTGTTGGTTGGGTCTTTCATGTTTACTCGTAGCCTTGGGCTGAAAGCCTGAAGCAGGTGTGAGTGAGAGAAAGGGAATTTCTCCCACACATAAAACTTTTCAGGATTTAACGGGAAATTTCTCTTAATCTCTCCAAAAATAATAACCAGAAAAATAATGTATTGAATCACTTCTGTTAATTCGTTGGGTTTTTCATGTTTACTTGTAGCCTTGGGCTGAAGCAGGTGCGAGTGAGAGAAAGGGTCTCCCACACAAAACTTTTTAGGATTTAATGGGAAATTTCTCCTAATATCtctaaaaaaaacagaaaaataaCGTATTGAATCGCTTCTGTTAATTCGTATTTAATCACTTCCGTTAATTCGTCCACTAGTACTTTTGCCTGCCAAAGGTTGAGGGCGTCTAAATTTAAGGTAGGCATTAGGCTCAACAGGTAGCAACTGAAGTTGCTTGCAAGCTGCTGATGTAGCCTGATATGTTTAGTAAGGCTTCCAGTTTCCTTATTGTATTCTTCTTTGCATCAGCTTCCTTGCAGCCTTCTTGAACTTGTTCTCATGATTTTTTCTatgttgagtttttggtttctGCAATGAGAGAAGTTTACAAAAGGAATATTGTCGTTGATGCACCCTTTTGAGTTCCAAATTATCATTTGCTTATTCATAAATGATCATTACAGGTGGGTGTCACCTCTCACCATTATTAGCTGTGTTGAAACACCTTTAACTAACATGTGTGTCTGATTTGATCATGTTAGCACAAAACTTTACGCCCTAAATAGTTGCAGTTAGCTTCGTTGGTCTTTCTTCTCTATTGCATGTTTCTCAAAGATGCCTTTGTCCGACTTCTCTTCTTCTCAATATGCTCATTCTAGCCTTTTTGCATTCGATACACTTGTCATAGCTCAACGTTAGCATTACTCATTCATAATAAATCGATGCAATTGTGCAAAAATTCGAACataatttgtattattttatcttgaTGCAGGTTCCAGGTCTTCTCAAAATAAGATACATTGGACAAACAACACTGGGCAGTGCTGCTGTTTTTGGTCTTTTCTTAGGAGCTGGAAGCTTAATACACTGCGGGAAATCTTATTAGTTACCTCTTATACCATTGAGTTAAATTGGTAGGTTTGTATTGCCTTTTGAGACTTGGTTCCTTGGAGGCATCATGATATTGGCAAAAACTTCTATATCCTTCATGACTATTGATATTTGTATCTAAATTTTGTTGGTGAAAACTTCTATATCCTTCATGTTCTAATTCAATTTCACCTTTCTTATTATGATAATTTCTGTTAAAATTACATgtttttgcaattttaatttcaaaaagtTCATGTTTAGCaccttaattttattgttaagaTGATTTTCAACTTACAAATTTTTCTATgactttatct of the Primulina huaijiensis isolate GDHJ02 unplaced genomic scaffold, ASM1229523v2 scaffold40137, whole genome shotgun sequence genome contains:
- the LOC140969053 gene encoding uncharacterized protein, with protein sequence MKRDSCLARVTAGVAVGGAIGGSVGAVYGTYEAIRYKVPGLLKIRYIGQTTLGSAAVFGLFLGAGSLIHCGKSY